One Neodiprion pinetum isolate iyNeoPine1 chromosome 1, iyNeoPine1.2, whole genome shotgun sequence genomic window carries:
- the LOC124221494 gene encoding uncharacterized protein isoform X5 — protein sequence MTKLCNHKRKLLLPVAAASPVASSTVSCVPAPPASPSPTSSDKSKKDGLSKRKKRKLASAGGLYSGVSVSQLLVQRERALVASTGTGVQGSPVSNNPQVWPPIAIPNLQIQQNNQSINHQPLNSPSQSQDVTGAAAARTPQQRLGQHGMPGMVVGNPLIMNQQGNNLKNMTQQQQQILQQQHQQQLILQQQQQQLMQQHISQQQQQQQQQQQILHHHQQMQHMQILHQQQQQQQQQQQQQHQQQHQQHQQPQQQQGVVNNQISQQLPTYINHLNQQSLHVMQQQHISQQQQQQQQLQQQQLHLQQLQKHNMSIQQQQQPHIAQSSEQAQTTSNYGAQNQPDAFLHHITPPQNLTQPQLHPQLQQLHQHQMQQLQQHQHQQQPPQHLMQPQAPEHFQMQIHQQQQQQQPQQQQQIPQACAQPQYPNQASQSTNHLNGQVLNVMQQSNAGAIANGVNNGESQNRQNRPPTISDDDMNAKQIPHQHHPMHSHVLQRHHVLQNCNLIPNGVPTENMQRIYPQHQVPYPLRHFDSTKGVGMDPKPVHQPFANVNHPGRSPNGNHGAEAQAGIGSNGQTIGAQFIPRPPPWQQNRTVVAAHQSPPVSVQNNLVCNTFDRVPPLHHHIPPTPAWTDELARKKAKASKSFGKKRPHHSMEMKTAAVDQSNLSSGDDYTEKAQSSNQIGSTVASTGPSFLEDPSGYLAQQTALLNSTISRQTGVSSSHVTILNSSKVSQTTHSAHVPGNNAYLPQPKPSSVSSPINSSICNNSVKNHATSPIVVHSSMTPTPMNNVMVPEHSPCQGCVSSGDTQSYTQDQYKHQFHCQYVVQPDQRDDPVTSSTFVVDKLPTSQQIDSRPIQGGTVSTSHGSPMGNHSPANSETPASSTSGMSQPTTPQSLISSQPSTPHSYSQPPTPHSHQTPGNVSSQPSTPQSQQPTQSSSSLPLTSSPLSASQEQRSATPTCSTIAPSSTDPPSASPQIEIPVQVSETLAQISTHSTKRQVSTGLRQSAVDGYQPHPHTINVVSRGSFNPYSGASSVITTMASGHTASSNTITSVLAGRANTATVSINAPSVLPNSAVSNILVSSKNQLQNQSTVSSSNTHVSSATLHHSSSSPIVYSQPTTVSVSKSPLEMVQSVVSSIQVPQGTSCSQAQPQTHQQSHPQSNVQVHNVIHTSAGVLKHSPGNTLPPGHILVSSGGQLIMASTGSGISGVMAPPPPKLISNASSMPPMSVSPMVTSVTGAVSQVIPAVGVAQQVIGQPTVLVNTIQTPLLIQPSVMTMDGIGQNVQIPHLTVATGNVLQNAQSIIEANQDVARNVNANPGVVNRQPALLSPESAINKKKGYKKRKGNSQTVASMLHISSSQQNTGMLMQSQSNFAQQNFQTQSIGGPMLQALTIVPGKGGAPAQLVMNGQAGTASTQFNTQQIITNPQPTQQINLLQPVNLLNGATGMMQNFPTIQQFIVPGIGSMVMSADGTATLLQDNNLGMQLQIQNVNGQNVLTPVQSHSGIFSPGQSILAAGPAGMVIRAPQATSGKIIQQHSPGAQFLSPNSGQFLVNGTTSFGNQLSPIVANVSPNQQVTFNTSQVRPSNVQGQQEFIQMNGQTLMVPCTPASNIAVSSASNQQNTTFVQQNTTIVQQQTTMVSNNQIPNFQSANTNNAANIDSSLNLDQHQSYILSGGLVQAKSPSSPKSTASSPRCEQNIEQQQNQQQQQQQQQQQHHHQQQQLQQPQQQQQQQQQQQPQPQQQQPQQQQQQQQQQQQQQQHQQHQQQQQQQQQQQQQQQQQQQQQHQQQHHHHHHHHQQQQRHQQQLQQLQQQQQQQQQQQQQQQQQQQQQQQQQQQQQQQQQQQQQQQHQQQQQQQHQQQQQQQQQQQQQPQQQQKQQQHHQHQQHQQLQQHQQQQNQQYVLTSTSAPAVEKTAQQNSQHSPLMARHSVSTQTAGNQANVAQSTLMRQGSPPDTTTHSPGNSQRSSSPAVDTTTHGAASPAPSMGTRHHSSSTPMVHCVSSSEPDSGDTQIVTEDWRVQGLATKEVMVGPPGHHGKTYVESTVTTGIQIYASETLKQAEGVVSSGRCEGAEHALGRGIKRKLDSVHSMHSTLHEDQDGQYLTEDQREAGNSWKLEVGELVWGAARGSPAWPGKVESLGPPGSLRVSVRWYGGSGTLTQVDATSLKSLSDGLEAHHRARKKFRKSRKLNMQLENAIQEAMAELDRMSESQSIAKSTTRKCNRQSVASKATGSLKSDSKKVQKRKDTKSTETTKAKHHNR from the exons ACGGCCTCAGTaagaggaagaagagaaagTTGGCAAGCGCGGGAGGACTGTACTCTGGTGTTTCCGTTTCTCAGCTACTGGTGCAGCGGGAACGTGCCCTGGTAGCCTCTACAGGGACAGGTGTACAAGGCTCTCCAGTTTCCAACAATCCGCAG GTATGGCCGCCGATCGCAATACCGAATCTGCAGATTCAGCAGAATAACCAATCGATCAATCACCAACCTTTGAATTCTCCATCGCAGAGTCAGGACGTCACCGGCGCCGCGGCGGCTCGCACGCCTCAGCAGAGATTGGGTCAACATGGGATGCCTGGGATGGTGGTGGGCAATCCTTTGATAATGAATCAGCAGGGGAACAATTTGAAGAATATGAcccagcaacaacaacagatacttcagcagcagcatcagcaACAATTGATActacagcaacaacaacagcagctaATGCAACAACACATATctcagcaacagcaacaacaacaacagcaacaacaaatATTACATCATCATCAGCAAATGCAGCACATGCAAATACTtcatcagcagcagcaacagcaacagcaacagcagcaacaacagcatCAGCAGCAACATCAGCAACACCAACAACCACAGCAACAACAAGGTGTTGTCAATAACCAAATCTCGCAGCAGTTGCCCACATATATCAATCACTTGAACCAACAGTCTTTACATGTAATGCAACAGCAGCATATTAgtcagcagcagcaacagcagcagcaactgcaacagcagcagctTCACCTGCAGCAGCTACAGAAACACAATATGAGCatacagcagcaacagcaaccaCACATTGCTCAAAGCTCGGAGCAGGCACAAACAACGAGTAATTACGGAGCTCAGAATCAGCCCGATGCGTTTTTACATCACATAACACCACCTCAAAACCTAACGCAGCCGCAGCTTCACCCTCAGCTGCAACAGCTCCACCAACATCAAATGCAACAGCTACAGCAACACCAGCACCAGCAGCAACCACCTCAGCATTTGATGCAGCCCCAAGCACCTGAGCATTTTCAAATGCAAATtcatcaacaacagcaacagcagcagccacagcaacagcaacaaatTCCACAGGCATGCGCGCAGCCTCAGTATCCAAATCAAGCTTCGCAGTCAACTAATCACCTGAATGGGCAGGTTTTGAATGTTATGCAACAGTCAAACGCCGGTGCGATTGCCAATGGTGTTAATAATGGAGAGTCTCAGAATCGGCAAAACAGACCGCCAACGATTAGCGACGACGATATGAATGCCAAACAAATTCCGCATCAGCATCATCCAATGCACAGTCACGTATTGCAGCGACATCATGTTCTACAAAATTGTAACTTGATACCTAATGGCGTACCCACGGAAAACATGCAACGAATTTACCCGCAGCATCAAGTACCGTATCCGCTGAGACACTTTGattcaacgaagggtgtcgGAATGGATCCAAAGCCAGTGCATCAACCATTCGCCAATGTGAATCATCCTGGTAGAAGTCCCAATGGTAATCATGGCGCGGAAGCTCAGGCGGGCATTGGCTCAAACGGACAGACGATTGGCGCTCAATTTATTCCGAGACCCCCACCATGGCAGCAGAATAGAACAGTCGTAGCAGCACATCAGTCGCCGCCTGTTTCTGTTCAGAATAACTTAGTTTGCAATACGTTTGATCGGGTTCCGCCCTTGCATCATCATATACCACCAACACCTGCTTGGACTGATGAACTTGCTCGCAAAAAAGCTAAAGCGAGTAAATCGTTTGGTAAGAAACGACCCCACCATTCAATGGAGATGAAAACTGCTGCTGTTGATCAGTCAAATCTTAGTTCCGGAGATGATTATACTGAAAAAGCGCAGTCGAGTAATCAAATTGGTTCGACAGTCGCAAGTACTGGTCCTTCTTTTCTGGAGGATCCCAGTGGGTACCTGGCTCAGCAAACTGCGCTTTTGAACAGTACAATTTCGAGACAAACTGGTGTCAGTAGCTCTCACGTGACGATTCTCAACAGCTCGAAAGTATCTCAGACTACGCACAGTGCGCACGTCCCTGGTAATAATGCTTATCTTCCACAACCAAAGCCTTCCTCAGTATCAAGCCCCATCAACTCTTCCATCTGTAATAATTCTGTTAAGAATCACGCTACTTCTCCGATAGTTGTTCACAGCAGCATGACACCTACTCCGATGAATAATGTTATGGTTCCTGAGCACAGCCCTTGCCAAGGTTGCGTTTCCAGTGGTGATACACAATCGTATACACAGGATCAATATAAACACCAATTTCACTGTCAATATGTCGTACAACCTGATCAACGCGACGATCCGGTAACTTCGTCCACATTTGTCGTGGACAAACTGCCGACCAGTCAGCAAATTGATTCAAGGCCAATTCAGGGAGGAACTGTTAGTACCAGTCATGGATCACCCATGGGCAATCATAGCCCCGCGAATTCCGAGACACCCGCATCTTCGACATCGGGTATGTCTCAGCCAACAACGCCGCAGAGTCTCATATCGTCGCAACCTTCAACACCCCACAGTTACTCGCAACCTCCGACACCTCATTCTCATCAAACACCCGGGAACGTTTCTTCGCAGCCATCTACACCTCAGAGTCAGCAACCTACTCAGTCGTCCTCATCTTTACCGTTGACATCATCCCCGTTGTCTGCATCACAAGAGCAACGCTCCGCAACACCAACATGTTCCACTATAGCGCCGTCTAGCACGGATCCCCCTAGCGCTTCCCCACAGATCGAAATTCCCGTTCAAGTCTCTGAAACTTTGGCGCAGATTTCTACCCATTCAACAAAACGGCAAGTGTCAACAGGTCTTAGACAATCTGCTGTTGATGGCTATCAACCCCATCCTCATACCATTAACGTCGTATCGCGTGGATCGTTCAATCCTTATAGTGGCGCGTCATCGGTAATAACGACTATGGCTAGTGGCCATACTGCAAGTAGCAATACAATTACATCCGTACTCGCGGGGAGAGCCAACACCGCAACGGTATCAATTAATGCACCGTCTGTGTTGCCCAATTCTGCTGTATCTAATATACTCGTTTCTAGTAAGAATCAACTTCAAAATCAATCCACCGTGTCATCTTCGAATACGCACGTGTCATCGGCAACCTTACATCACTCTAGCTCCAGTCCGATTGTCTACAGTCAACCAACGACTGTCAGCGTGTCGAAATCTCCATTGGAAATGGTTCAAAGCGTAGTTAGCAGCATTCAGGTACCTCAGGGTACATCTTGTTCACAAGCACAGCCACAAACACATCAACAGAGCCATCCACAATCAAACGTGCAAGTCCACAATGTCATTCACACGTCGGCTGGTGTGCTCAAGCATTCACCTGGAAATACCTTACCTCCGGGCCACATTTTGGTTTCCAGCGGTGGACAGTTGATAATGGCGAGTACAGGATCAGGAATAAGTGGAGTTATGGCACCTCCACCACCCAAACTGATATCGAATGCGAGTTCGATGCCACCAATGTCGGTCTCACCTATGGTGACGAGTGTGACGGGAGCTGTCAGTCAAGTTATTCCAGCAGTGGGAGTTGCTCAGCAAGTGATTGGACAACCGACTGTACTTGTTAATACCATTCAGACGCCACTTCTCATTCAACCAAGTGTAATGACAATGGATGGTATAGGGCAGAACGTTCAAATTCCACACCTCACTGTGGCCACCGGAAACGTGTTGCAAAATGCCCAGTCAATAATAGAAGCTAATCAAGACGTTGCGAGAAATGTTAATGCCAATCCAGGAGTCGTTAATCGGCAGCCAGCACTGCTGTCTCCGGAATCTGCaattaataagaaaaaaggatataaaaaaagaaagggaaattCTCAAACTGTGGCTTCTATGCTTCACATCTCATCTTCACAACAAAATACAGGAATGCTGATGCAATCACAGTCAAATTTTGCCCAACAAAATTTCCAAACTCAAAGCATAGGAGGTCCAATGCTGCAAGCTCTCACAATTGTTCCAGGGAAAGGCGGTGCTCCAGCTCAGCTTGTGATGAATGGTCAAGCAGGAACGGCATCAACACAgtttaatacgcagcaaaTAATTACTAATCCTCAACCAACGCAGCAAATCAATTTGTTACAGCCTGTTAATCTGTTGAATGGAGCTACAGGAATGATGCAGAATTTCCCAACAATCCAACAGTTCATTGTACCAGGAATTGGCAGCATGGTTATGTCAGCTGATGGTACAGCGACGCTACTGCAAGATAATAACTTGGGAATGCAACTGCAAATTCAGAATGTAAACGGGCAGAATGTGCTAACGCCAGTTCAAAGTCACAGTGGAATATTTAGTCCAGGACAGAGTATTTTAGCTGCTGGGCCCGCTGGGATGGTGATTCGGGCACCGCAAGCAACAAGTGGAAAAATCATTCAGCAGCACAGTCCAGGAGCCCAATTTTTGTCACCAAACAGTGGGCAGTTCCTTGTAAATGGTACAACTTCGTTCGGCAATCAGCTGAGTCCGATTGTAGCTAATGTTAGTCCGAACCAACAAGTAACATTTAACACATCTCAGGTTCGTCCTTCAAATGTCCAAGGCCAGCAGGAGTTCATCCAGATGAATGGACAAACGCTAATGGTACCTTGCACCCCGGCATCTAACATAGCTGTTTCTTCTGCTTCCAATCAGCAAAACACAACTTTTGTGCAACAGAATACAACAATTGTACAACAACAAACTACCATGGTGTCAAACAATCAAATACCGAATTTCCAGTCTGCAAATACTAACAACGCTGCTAACATAGATTCCTCGCTAAATTTAGACCAGCATCAATCGTATATTCTTAGTGGCGGCCTTGTTCAAGCAAAATCACCCTCATCTCCGAAAAGTACAGCTAGTTCGCCACGTTGTGAACAAAATATCGAGCAGCAACAAAatcagcaacagcagcagcaacagcaacaacaacagcacCACCACCAACAACAGCAACTACAACAAccgcaacaacaacaacaacaacaacaacaacaacaaccgcaaccgcaacaacaacaaccgcaacaacaacaacaacaacaacaacaacaacaacaacaacaacaacaccaacaacaccaacaacaacaacaacaacaacaacagcaacaacaacagcaacaacaacaacaacaacaacaacatcagcAGCAACACCAccatcatcaccatcaccaccaacaacaacaacgacaccAACAGCAACTACAACAAttacaacagcagcagcaacaacaacaacaacaacaacagcaacaacaacaacaacaacaacaacaacaacaacagcaacaacaacaacaacaacaacaacagcaacaacagcaacaacaacatcagcagcagcagcagcagcagcatcaacaacagcagcagcagcagcagcagcaacaacaacaaccacaacaacaacaaaaacagcAACAGCATCATCAGCATCAGCAACATCAACAgctacaacaacaccaacaaCAGCAAAACCAACAATATGTTTTAACAAGTACTAGTGCTCCTGCTGTTGAAAAAACAGCTCAACAAAACAGTCAGCACAGTCCGTTAATGGCGAGGCATTCAGTATCCACGCAGACAGCAGGGAATCAAGCGAACGTTGCACAATCCACGTTGATGCGGCAAGGATCACCACCGGACACGACGACACATAGTCCTGGAAATAGCCAGCGTTCTAGTAGTCCTGCAGTGGATACCACGACTCATGGCGCAGCATCACCAGCACCATCTATGGGAACAAGGCACCATTCATCTTCGAcg CCAATGGTTCACTGCGTGTCCAGTAGTGAACCTGACTCTGGTGATACCCAAATAGTGACTGAGGACTGGCGAGTCCAAGGATTAGCGACGAAAGAAGTGATGGTCGGACCACCTGGACACCATGGAAAAACTTACGTTGAGTCGACGGTGACAACTGGGATCCAG ATCTATGCGTCAGAGACGTTGAAGCAGGCGGAAGGGGTGGTGAGCTCGGGAAGGTGCGAGGGCGCGGAACATGCCCTCGGCCGTGGGATCAAGCGAAAACTGGACTCCGTCCACTCCATGCACTCTACTCTGCATGAAGACCAGGATGGTCAGTATT TAACCGAGGATCAAAGGGAAGCTGGAAATTCGTGGAAACTTGAGGTTGGTGAGCTAGTATGGGGCGCAGCTCGGGGGAGTCCAGCTTGGCCTGGAAAAGTCGAGTCCTTGGGACCCCCGGGCAGCTTGCGCGTTTCGGTGCGTTGGTACGGGGGCAGCGGAACGCTCACCCAGGTCGATGCTACTTCCCTCAAATCTCTCTCCGACGGCCTCGAGGCACACCACCGTGCCAGAAAAAAGTTTAGGAA aagTCGTAAATTAAATATGCAACTGGAAAATGCTATTCAGGAAGCAATGGCCGAGTTGGATAGAATGAGCGAATCTCAGTCAATAGCGAAAAGTACAACACGAAAGTGCAACAGACAAAGCGTAGCATCGAAGGCGACAGGATCGCTCAAGTCTGATTCTAAGAaagtacagaaaagaaaagatacaAAGTCAACAGAGACTACAAAAGCAAAACATCATAACCGGTGA